From the genome of Acipenser ruthenus chromosome 14, fAciRut3.2 maternal haplotype, whole genome shotgun sequence, one region includes:
- the LOC117419661 gene encoding protein SCO2 homolog, mitochondrial-like: MYITSRMLQTSGCSHFTKYCGYSSIRGFPQCKRLGLLMNSGRLSGSPNNYLSVAFSKSVFQSCSEAKSYVFSLPHNSGARHSVFNTVKHLGKNSYSFQSKRPYSQGSSKSTSTPLIKLRTRLVVTCLFGVGILGTWYYLRSEKEKKLQLQRIEQLKKVAIGQGDFNLVDHTGKPRTKKDFFGHWVMMYFGFTHCPDICPDELVKISNVVSILDEDKTLPPVQPIFISVDPERDDVEAMAKYVKDFHPRMLGLTGTPEQVKEAGKAYRVYYSTGPKDEDNDYIVDHTIIIYLLNPDGLFLDYYNRSKTEEHIAESIRKHMKTYVKLFT, encoded by the coding sequence ATGTACATCACTTCAAGAATGCTGCAAACTTCGGGATGCTCTCACTTCACTAAGTACTGTGGATATTCAAGTATCCGCGGCTTTCCACAGTGTAAAAGACTGGGTCTGTTGATGAACAGTGGAAGATTATCTGGGTCACCTAATAATTATTTAAGTGTGGCATTTTCCAAGTCAGTTTTTCAAAGCTGCAGTGAAGCTAAAAGTTATGTTTTTTCATTACCTCACAACTCTGGAGCAAGACACAGTGTTTTTAATACAGTGAAACATTTGGGTAAAAATAGTTATTCGTTTCAAAGCAAAAGGCCCTACTCCCAAGGTTCTTCAAAGTCCACTTCTACACCTCTAATCAAACTAAGAACTCGTCTGGTTGTGACCTGTCTTTTTGGGGTTGGCATACTGGGCACTTGGTACTACCTGCGctcagagaaagagaaaaagcTGCAGCTACAAAGAATTGAACAGCTAAAGAAAGTAGCAATTGGACAGGGTGATTTTAACCTGGTAGATCACACTGGAAAGCCCAGAACCAAGAAGGACTTTTTTGGTCATTGGGTAATGATGTACTTTGGTTTCACCCACTGTCCAGATATTTGCCCCGATGAACTGGTCAAAATATCCAATGTGGTCAGCATATTGGATGAAGACAAGACACTTCCACCAGTGCAGCCCATCTTTATTTCAGTGGACCCCGAACGGGATGATGTTGAAGCCATGGCCAAATATGTTAAGGATTTTCACCCACGTATGCTTGGGTTGACTGGGACTCCTGAGCAGGTCAAAGAAGCAGGGAAAGCCTACAGGGTTTACTACAGCACAGGACCCAAGGATGAGGATAATGATTATATAGTGGACCATACCATCATCATTTATCTTCTAAATCCTGACGGACTCTTCCTGgattattataacagaagcaaaACTGAAGAACATATTGCAGAGAGTATCAGAAAACACATGAAAACCTATGTAAAGTTGTTTACTTAA